In Bacillota bacterium, one DNA window encodes the following:
- a CDS encoding YicC/YloC family endoribonuclease, translating into MLRSMTGYGRGEAQYLERRFTVEIKAVNHRYREVVLRLPRYMAVLEDRFRKCVQEYVHRGRVDVYCLVEEGERLLGNTVKVDKTLAVAYYKAISEIRGHLGLSDAIRVEHVLSQPGILMVDESGPNPEEWWPAVEEALLKACRGLVAMRETEGAVLRDDLAGRANRLTTLVEAISVRVPGMVQNYQVRLHRRIEELMGEPIVDPARLAQEVAFFAERADVSEELVRLGSHLIQLRGMLQADEAVGRKLDFLMQEIIREVNTVGSKAQDEFIAGLVVDFKSELEKAREQIQNIE; encoded by the coding sequence TTGCTGCGAAGCATGACCGGATACGGGCGCGGCGAGGCCCAGTACCTGGAAAGGCGTTTTACGGTGGAGATCAAGGCGGTGAATCACCGTTACCGGGAGGTGGTCCTGAGGCTGCCCCGGTACATGGCCGTTTTGGAGGACCGTTTTCGAAAGTGTGTGCAGGAGTACGTACACAGGGGCCGGGTTGATGTTTACTGCTTGGTGGAAGAGGGTGAGAGACTGCTAGGCAATACGGTAAAAGTTGACAAGACACTGGCCGTGGCTTATTATAAGGCAATAAGCGAAATCAGGGGCCATCTTGGTTTGTCTGACGCGATTAGGGTGGAGCACGTGCTGTCCCAACCGGGGATCCTGATGGTGGACGAGTCCGGCCCAAACCCCGAGGAGTGGTGGCCTGCCGTTGAGGAGGCGCTGCTGAAAGCCTGCCGCGGGCTGGTCGCCATGCGGGAGACCGAGGGTGCGGTTTTGCGGGATGACCTGGCTGGAAGGGCGAATCGGTTGACGACTCTGGTTGAGGCCATTTCCGTCCGCGTTCCCGGTATGGTTCAGAACTATCAAGTGCGATTGCACCGGCGGATCGAGGAGTTGATGGGGGAACCAATTGTCGACCCGGCGCGTTTGGCTCAGGAAGTGGCCTTCTTTGCCGAGCGGGCGGATGTTTCCGAGGAACTGGTGCGTTTGGGCAGCCATCTGATCCAATTGCGGGGTATGTTGCAGGCCGATGAGGCGGTGGGACGCAAACTGGATTTTTTGATGCAGGAGATAATCCGGGAGGTCAACACCGTCGGCTCCAAGGCACAGGACGAGTTTATCGCGGGCCTGGTTGTTGATTTTAAGAGCGAACTGGAAAAGGCGCGCGAGCAGATTCAAAATATTGAGTAG
- the remA gene encoding extracellular matrix/biofilm regulator RemA has translation MDIRLINIGFGNIVSANRIVAIVSPESAPIKRMITEARDRGMLIDATYGRRTRAVIITDSDHVILSAVQPETVAHRLVSKMEQAQHHHHGDNGKD, from the coding sequence TTGGATATCAGATTGATCAACATCGGGTTCGGCAACATCGTGTCCGCCAACCGCATCGTGGCCATCGTGAGCCCGGAATCCGCGCCGATCAAGCGGATGATTACGGAGGCCAGGGACCGGGGAATGTTGATCGACGCCACGTACGGCCGGAGAACGCGTGCGGTGATCATCACCGACAGTGACCACGTGATCCTTTCCGCCGTCCAACCCGAAACGGTGGCGCACAGGCTGGTAAGCAAAATGGAGCAGGCCCAGCATCACCATCACGGTGACAACGGCAAGGATTAG
- the gmk gene encoding guanylate kinase: MQGLLVVISGPSGVGKGTICAVLCRRNDRISLSISATTRSPRVGEVDQVHYYFTKPERFREMIARDELLEWAEVYGDFYGTPRGPVAQMLELGRDVILEIDVQGALQVKERAPEAVSIFVWPPSLAELERRLRGRAKDSDEQIARRLDWARNELQAVAKYDYVVVNDRVEEAVCKIEAIMVAEKCRPVYFTGLGECCRTRNWTKNQI; this comes from the coding sequence GTGCAGGGACTCCTGGTCGTTATTTCCGGCCCTTCGGGGGTAGGCAAGGGCACCATCTGTGCGGTGCTTTGCCGCCGGAACGACCGGATCAGTCTTTCCATCTCGGCTACGACCCGGTCCCCGCGGGTTGGCGAGGTCGATCAAGTGCACTATTACTTCACCAAACCGGAGCGTTTCCGGGAAATGATCGCCCGGGACGAACTCCTGGAGTGGGCCGAGGTATACGGGGACTTTTACGGGACACCGCGCGGGCCGGTGGCCCAAATGCTTGAGCTGGGCCGCGACGTGATCCTGGAAATCGACGTTCAAGGGGCCTTGCAGGTCAAGGAAAGGGCGCCCGAGGCGGTTTCGATCTTTGTATGGCCGCCGTCCCTGGCGGAACTCGAGCGCCGGCTGCGCGGACGGGCGAAGGACTCCGATGAGCAGATCGCCAGGCGGCTGGACTGGGCGCGGAATGAACTGCAGGCGGTTGCCAAGTACGACTATGTAGTCGTGAACGACCGGGTCGAAGAGGCGGTTTGCAAGATTGAAGCGATAATGGTCGCCGAAAAGTGCCGGCCCGTGTATTTTACGGGCCTAGGAGAGTGTTGCAGAACCAGAAATTGGACAAAGAATCAGATCTGA
- the rpoZ gene encoding DNA-directed RNA polymerase subunit omega, with the protein MLNEPSLDELIKKADSRYTLVVAAAKRARVLTEQNQQGLLGPATKPVTQALEEIANNKVRFKALRQGPK; encoded by the coding sequence TTGCTGAACGAACCTTCGCTGGACGAACTAATCAAGAAGGCGGACAGTCGTTACACGCTGGTGGTGGCTGCGGCGAAGCGGGCCCGCGTCCTAACCGAACAGAACCAGCAGGGGTTGCTCGGTCCCGCCACCAAGCCCGTTACACAAGCTCTGGAGGAGATCGCGAACAACAAGGTGCGTTTCAAGGCCCTTAGGCAGGGGCCCAAGTAA
- the coaBC gene encoding bifunctional phosphopantothenoylcysteine decarboxylase/phosphopantothenate--cysteine ligase CoaBC: MLAGKQVILGITGSIAAYKAADIAGRLVGHGAQTHVVMTRAAREFISPLTLEALTGRPVYTGMFGGRGGPLVHLDLARTAHLLVVAPATANVIGKAASGVADDLLSTLILAFRGPVLFCPAMNPAMFDNPIVQKNIGTLKAVGYSFCGPESGRMACGDEGRGRLAAPELILERITGLLRGQNDFAGLRVLVTAGPTHEALDPVRYLTNRSSGRMGYAVARAARDRGAAVVLVSGPSNLPVPDGVELVAVTTAAQMSVAVKEHFPASDVLVMAAAVADYRPEASLHKLKKGDGVLTLTLKPNEDILTHVAARGRNPGQVVVGFAAETGDPRPAALEKALRKGADLMVGNNVTQPGSGFFTPTNQVVFAYPDGRSEQLPELDKYEVAWHLLDRVLTIRGGRGHA, from the coding sequence TTGCTGGCCGGGAAACAAGTGATCCTGGGGATCACGGGAAGCATCGCCGCTTATAAAGCGGCCGATATCGCGGGCCGACTGGTCGGACACGGGGCTCAAACGCACGTGGTAATGACCCGGGCGGCCCGCGAATTCATCTCGCCCTTAACGCTGGAGGCTCTTACGGGTCGTCCGGTTTACACCGGCATGTTCGGCGGGCGGGGCGGACCGTTGGTTCACCTGGATCTCGCGCGCACCGCACACCTCTTGGTGGTCGCACCAGCCACAGCCAACGTCATCGGCAAAGCCGCTTCCGGAGTGGCCGACGACCTTCTGAGCACGTTGATCCTGGCCTTCCGCGGCCCGGTGTTGTTTTGCCCGGCAATGAACCCGGCCATGTTTGACAACCCGATCGTCCAGAAGAATATCGGGACCCTTAAAGCGGTGGGCTACAGTTTCTGCGGGCCGGAGAGCGGCCGAATGGCCTGCGGTGACGAGGGTCGGGGGCGTCTGGCCGCGCCTGAGTTGATCCTGGAGCGCATCACCGGGCTCTTACGCGGGCAGAACGATTTTGCGGGTTTGCGCGTGCTGGTGACGGCCGGACCGACCCATGAGGCCTTGGATCCGGTGCGCTATCTAACCAACCGGAGTTCAGGCCGGATGGGTTATGCGGTGGCCCGCGCGGCACGGGACCGCGGCGCCGCGGTGGTGCTGGTCAGCGGCCCAAGCAATCTCCCCGTTCCGGACGGGGTGGAACTGGTGGCGGTGACCACGGCTGCCCAGATGTCGGTGGCGGTGAAAGAGCACTTCCCCGCCAGCGACGTGCTGGTGATGGCGGCGGCGGTGGCCGACTACCGGCCTGAGGCTTCTTTGCACAAGCTCAAGAAAGGGGACGGGGTCCTGACCCTGACTCTTAAGCCGAACGAGGATATCCTCACCCACGTTGCGGCCCGGGGCAGAAACCCGGGGCAGGTAGTGGTCGGCTTTGCGGCGGAAACGGGCGATCCCCGGCCGGCGGCTCTGGAAAAAGCACTCCGGAAAGGGGCCGACTTGATGGTCGGGAATAATGTGACCCAACCGGGGTCGGGGTTTTTTACGCCCACCAACCAGGTGGTCTTCGCGTATCCGGACGGACGCTCGGAACAACTGCCGGAACTGGACAAGTACGAGGTGGCCTGGCACCTGCTGGACCGGGTATTGACAATCAGGGGGGGCAGGGGCCATGCCTGA
- the priA gene encoding primosomal protein N' has product MPERAYAEIVVDLPLSRVDQVYHYAVPERFRTELCLGSRVLVPFGRRRLAGYVVGFRSHTAVEQVKDILEVLDAHPAFTYELYALARWMAERYLCTTAQALQCIAAPARGAGPRYEDGVYPAPGGGPADQERLSPKQRQVLRTVREHPGLTRAQAAALSGATPGVVARMLDKGVLTTSRRSVTRDPYPVSRTVTELPRLNREQLQALETIEKAFQTQRKEVFLLHGVTGSGKTEVYLRAAASALVRGRQVLVLVPEITLATQLIYQFKARFGDLVAVLHSRLGAGERYDEWNRIFRGEASIVVGARSAVFAPLQNIGLFVLDEEHEPGYKQEEAPRYLTGDVVRARAALSKAVVVLGSATPALRTYAGALTGQQHQLLKLTSRVDGRSLPQVRVVDLREELQAGNRHVFSRYLAGRIREKLVQGQQVLLFLNRRGLATIVLCRACGEALSCAHCAISLTYHRDESLHCHYCGYRRQMPAACPFCGKKRLSRFGAGTQRVEEETRRLFPGARVVRLDGDTVTAKRSHDRLLDSFREGQADILIGTQMIAKGLDLPGVTLVGVVNADTTLLLPDYLSAERTFQLITQVAGRAGRGSVPGEVVVQTYRPGHYSIEAAADQNYELFFIREMALRRAMGYPPFSTLARVLFRGRLESQVEQAALRFRELLAPDAEARIEMMGPAPPPVSKIKDYYRRHLILKAPKRKELRTLLAETLDRFEAVEGSKVLVTIDIDPQSLF; this is encoded by the coding sequence ATGCCTGAACGGGCCTACGCCGAAATAGTGGTCGACCTGCCGCTGTCCCGGGTGGATCAGGTTTATCACTACGCGGTGCCGGAGAGGTTTAGGACCGAGCTCTGCCTGGGCTCGCGGGTGCTGGTCCCGTTCGGGCGGCGCCGGTTGGCCGGTTATGTGGTGGGCTTTCGTTCCCACACGGCCGTGGAACAGGTGAAAGACATTCTGGAAGTCTTGGATGCGCACCCGGCTTTCACGTATGAGCTCTATGCCCTGGCCCGTTGGATGGCGGAGCGGTATCTTTGCACCACGGCCCAAGCCCTCCAGTGTATCGCCGCTCCAGCCCGCGGGGCGGGGCCGCGTTACGAGGATGGCGTATATCCTGCTCCGGGCGGTGGTCCGGCCGACCAGGAGAGACTGTCGCCCAAGCAGCGGCAGGTGTTGCGCACGGTCCGGGAACATCCCGGCCTGACGCGGGCGCAGGCGGCCGCTCTGTCCGGCGCTACTCCGGGGGTCGTGGCCCGGATGCTCGACAAGGGTGTTTTGACCACCTCGCGGCGTTCGGTGACCAGGGACCCCTATCCGGTCAGCCGGACCGTGACCGAGCTGCCACGGTTGAACCGCGAACAGCTGCAGGCGCTGGAGACAATTGAAAAGGCTTTTCAGACCCAACGCAAGGAGGTCTTTTTGCTGCACGGCGTGACCGGCAGCGGGAAAACCGAGGTTTACCTGCGGGCGGCCGCTTCGGCGCTGGTGCGGGGCCGGCAGGTCCTGGTCCTGGTGCCGGAAATCACCCTGGCCACCCAATTAATTTACCAGTTCAAAGCCCGTTTCGGTGACCTCGTGGCCGTCCTGCACTCCCGGCTGGGGGCCGGTGAACGTTACGACGAGTGGAACCGGATCTTCCGTGGGGAGGCATCCATAGTGGTCGGAGCCCGGTCGGCGGTCTTTGCCCCGTTGCAGAACATCGGTCTGTTTGTGCTTGACGAGGAGCACGAGCCCGGATACAAACAGGAAGAGGCACCCCGTTACCTTACCGGGGATGTGGTCAGGGCGCGGGCTGCCCTTTCGAAGGCGGTGGTGGTGCTCGGCTCGGCGACTCCGGCGTTGCGCACCTATGCCGGGGCCTTGACCGGCCAACAGCACCAGCTCTTGAAACTTACCAGCCGGGTGGACGGACGGTCCCTGCCGCAGGTCCGGGTGGTCGATCTGCGAGAGGAACTTCAGGCTGGAAACCGGCACGTCTTCAGCCGCTATTTGGCGGGCAGAATAAGGGAGAAACTCGTTCAGGGGCAGCAGGTGCTCCTGTTCCTGAACCGGCGCGGCTTGGCGACCATCGTGCTGTGCCGGGCCTGCGGCGAGGCTCTGTCTTGTGCGCACTGTGCAATCAGCCTGACTTATCACCGGGACGAGTCTTTGCACTGCCATTACTGTGGTTACCGGAGGCAGATGCCTGCAGCCTGCCCGTTCTGTGGCAAAAAGCGCCTGAGCCGGTTCGGCGCAGGCACCCAGAGAGTGGAGGAGGAAACACGACGGCTTTTCCCGGGAGCGCGGGTGGTACGCCTGGACGGGGACACCGTGACCGCAAAGCGGAGCCATGACCGGCTGCTGGATAGCTTTCGCGAGGGACAGGCGGACATCCTGATCGGTACGCAGATGATCGCCAAAGGTCTGGACCTGCCCGGAGTTACGCTGGTCGGGGTGGTGAATGCCGACACCACCCTGCTTTTGCCGGACTACCTGTCCGCCGAACGCACCTTCCAACTGATCACCCAGGTAGCGGGAAGGGCGGGCCGGGGTTCGGTACCGGGCGAGGTGGTCGTGCAGACTTACCGGCCCGGCCATTACAGTATTGAAGCGGCGGCGGACCAGAACTACGAACTGTTCTTCATCCGGGAAATGGCCTTGCGCCGGGCAATGGGCTACCCGCCCTTTTCAACGCTGGCCCGGGTGCTTTTCCGGGGGCGCCTGGAGTCTCAGGTGGAACAGGCGGCGCTACGGTTTCGGGAGCTTTTGGCACCCGACGCCGAAGCGCGGATTGAGATGATGGGGCCGGCGCCGCCGCCCGTGTCCAAGATCAAGGATTATTACCGCCGGCACCTGATTTTGAAGGCGCCCAAACGCAAGGAACTGCGTACGCTGTTGGCGGAGACGCTGGATAGATTTGAGGCCGTGGAAGGAAGCAAGGTGCTGGTGACGATTGACATCGACCCCCAGAGCCTCTTTTAG
- the def gene encoding peptide deformylase yields MAVFQIVQYPDPILREKAREIQKITPQIERLAVNLVDTMRISGGVGLAAPQIGVSKRMIVVEDPEKNPIILINPEIVKLEGDKETAEEGCLSVPGVWGEVERRVSMTVRGYNLEGKSVAYLVEGFTARAFQHEIDHLDGIVFLDRAATVYKRKE; encoded by the coding sequence TTGGCGGTATTCCAGATAGTCCAGTACCCGGATCCGATCCTTAGAGAAAAGGCCCGCGAAATCCAGAAGATCACTCCGCAGATTGAGCGCCTGGCAGTGAACCTGGTGGATACGATGCGCATAAGCGGGGGTGTGGGATTGGCCGCCCCCCAGATCGGGGTATCCAAGCGGATGATCGTGGTTGAGGATCCGGAAAAGAACCCGATCATCCTCATCAATCCGGAAATCGTGAAGCTCGAGGGCGACAAGGAAACGGCCGAGGAGGGCTGCCTGAGCGTTCCGGGAGTCTGGGGGGAGGTGGAACGCCGGGTGTCCATGACCGTACGGGGGTATAACCTGGAGGGCAAATCGGTGGCGTACCTCGTTGAGGGGTTTACCGCCCGGGCCTTCCAGCACGAAATCGACCACTTGGACGGGATCGTGTTTCTGGACCGGGCGGCGACGGTTTACAAGAGAAAGGAATGA
- the fmt gene encoding methionyl-tRNA formyltransferase, with translation MNSFGKPALVFMGTPDFAVPSLRALVESEFRVLRVVTQPDRPRGRGNKLTPGPVKAYALKQGLEILQPARIRDQVFVDLIRELDPDFIVVVAFGRILPRVVLEIPRLGCVNVHASLLPRFRGAAPVQWAVMNGEPETGVTTMLMDEGLDTGDILLQEKTVIGPDDNAGVVHDRLAELGASLLVRTLDRMTAGELVPRPQDETRATYAPPLRREHEVIDWTRPAEQIKNQVRGLDPWPGAHTILDGRVLKVWRAEIAGDRDGGRPGQVLRADPVHGLVVGTGAGAVRLLEVQPAGRRRIRAEDFLRGCPLPPGKAFGWAPIRSQ, from the coding sequence ATGAACAGCTTCGGGAAGCCGGCCTTAGTGTTCATGGGCACGCCGGATTTCGCCGTGCCTTCACTCCGGGCCCTGGTGGAATCGGAGTTCCGGGTGTTGCGGGTGGTAACTCAGCCTGACCGGCCGCGGGGCCGGGGAAACAAGCTCACTCCCGGTCCGGTGAAGGCGTACGCCCTGAAGCAGGGGCTCGAGATCCTGCAACCCGCGAGAATCCGCGACCAAGTGTTCGTAGACCTGATTCGGGAACTTGATCCCGACTTCATCGTGGTGGTGGCCTTCGGCCGGATTCTGCCCCGGGTGGTCCTGGAAATCCCGCGGCTGGGCTGTGTGAATGTGCATGCCTCGCTGCTCCCTCGCTTCCGGGGTGCTGCGCCGGTCCAATGGGCGGTGATGAACGGCGAACCGGAAACCGGGGTGACCACGATGCTGATGGACGAGGGACTGGATACCGGTGACATTCTCCTGCAGGAAAAAACAGTAATCGGTCCGGACGACAATGCCGGCGTGGTTCACGACCGGCTGGCCGAACTGGGAGCGTCTCTTTTGGTGCGGACCCTGGACCGGATGACGGCGGGGGAGCTGGTTCCCCGGCCGCAGGACGAGACCAGGGCGACCTATGCGCCGCCGCTCCGGCGGGAGCACGAGGTCATCGACTGGACTCGGCCCGCGGAGCAGATCAAAAACCAGGTCCGCGGCCTCGACCCTTGGCCCGGCGCCCATACCATCCTGGACGGACGGGTGCTCAAGGTGTGGCGGGCCGAGATTGCCGGGGACCGGGACGGAGGGCGGCCGGGGCAAGTGTTGCGGGCCGACCCGGTGCACGGTCTGGTCGTGGGCACGGGAGCCGGTGCGGTGCGCCTGCTTGAGGTTCAACCGGCCGGGCGCCGGCGCATCAGGGCTGAGGATTTCCTGCGCGGTTGCCCCCTGCCGCCGGGTAAAGCATTCGGGTGGGCTCCAATCCGGAGCCAATGA
- the rsmB gene encoding 16S rRNA (cytosine(967)-C(5))-methyltransferase RsmB: MAEVSAREIALHVLKAVEADGAYANLALNRALEEYHPSKLDRAFATELAYGTLRTLNTLDWIISRYVQQPLGDQTVWNRNILRLGAYQIFYMDKVPTGAACFEAVELAKKFGTPGTARFVNGVLRNVARHKDKLQFPDPEADLVTHISLKYFHPIWLVKRWLTELGPAETIALCRANNTIPPNTVRVNTLRLDRDTLTVRLEEEGLTVRKTRFAPEGLEIGGFVSMRALASFQEGLFQIQDESSMLAAHAVSPAPGARTLDVCSAPGGKTTHLAQLMGNQGAIKALDIHRHKLKLVVDNCRRLGIDNVETGLLDARDLPGEFEGWADFVLVDAPCSGLGVLRRRPDARWRKEPGQITGLVRLQEGILAGAAQCVRAGGVLVYSTCTITYEENLGQVQAFLAHHPDFSLEDLRPFLPAGLGEEQTARGYIEISPHTHEGMDGFFIARMRRR, from the coding sequence ATGGCGGAAGTATCGGCAAGAGAGATCGCGTTGCACGTTCTAAAGGCGGTGGAGGCCGACGGTGCCTACGCCAACCTCGCCCTTAACCGGGCTCTGGAAGAATACCATCCCTCAAAACTGGACCGGGCCTTTGCCACTGAGTTGGCCTATGGAACGCTACGCACCTTGAACACCCTGGACTGGATAATATCCCGCTATGTGCAGCAGCCCCTGGGAGATCAGACGGTTTGGAACCGTAACATCCTGCGTCTGGGGGCCTACCAGATTTTCTACATGGACAAGGTGCCGACCGGTGCCGCCTGCTTCGAGGCCGTGGAACTGGCCAAAAAATTCGGCACCCCGGGTACGGCCCGTTTCGTAAACGGGGTGCTGCGCAATGTGGCTCGCCACAAGGACAAGCTTCAATTTCCGGATCCGGAAGCCGACCTGGTCACCCACATCAGCCTGAAGTATTTCCACCCGATCTGGCTGGTGAAACGCTGGCTGACCGAGTTGGGCCCGGCGGAAACCATTGCCCTGTGCCGGGCTAACAACACCATTCCTCCCAACACCGTCCGCGTCAATACTCTGCGTTTGGACCGGGATACCCTGACGGTGCGGCTGGAAGAGGAGGGTTTAACCGTGCGCAAGACACGCTTTGCGCCGGAAGGACTGGAAATCGGCGGTTTTGTGTCTATGCGCGCGCTGGCGTCTTTCCAGGAGGGATTGTTTCAGATTCAGGATGAAAGTTCCATGCTGGCCGCCCACGCCGTCAGCCCGGCACCGGGCGCCCGTACACTGGATGTTTGCAGCGCACCGGGAGGAAAGACCACCCATCTTGCCCAATTGATGGGAAACCAGGGCGCAATCAAGGCCCTGGACATACACCGGCATAAATTGAAGCTGGTGGTCGACAACTGCCGCCGGCTGGGCATCGATAATGTGGAGACCGGGCTTTTGGACGCCCGCGATCTCCCGGGTGAGTTCGAGGGTTGGGCCGACTTCGTGCTGGTGGACGCCCCGTGCTCCGGTCTGGGTGTGCTCCGCCGCCGACCCGACGCCCGGTGGCGCAAGGAACCGGGCCAGATTACCGGTTTGGTCCGGCTGCAGGAGGGGATCTTAGCCGGGGCGGCCCAGTGTGTCCGGGCGGGAGGGGTGCTGGTCTACAGCACCTGTACGATCACCTACGAGGAGAACCTTGGTCAGGTGCAGGCCTTTCTGGCCCATCACCCCGACTTTTCACTGGAAGACTTGCGGCCGTTCTTGCCGGCCGGACTGGGAGAGGAGCAGACGGCCCGGGGTTATATTGAGATTTCTCCGCACACCCACGAAGGGATGGACGGGTTTTTCATCGCGCGGATGCGGCGGCGGTGA
- the rlmN gene encoding 23S rRNA (adenine(2503)-C(2))-methyltransferase RlmN has product MIDLKDLTLTELEALAARRGEPRYRARQLAEWVFKHGVLSLAEMTNLPAGFRERLAGEAVVGRLEMLDSRVSLAGDTVKYLLGLDDGHAVETVLMRHDYGRTVCVSSQVGCRMGCRFCASALGGWKRNLRPGEIYEQVLAVRRTSGEPVTHVVLMGMGEPLDNYENTLRFITNVTAPYGLGISGRRITLSTCGLVPEIKKLARERFALTLAVSLHAPDNALRDMLVPVNRKYPLEQLMPACADYARRTGRRVSFEYILLGGVNDSPESARKLSGLLKGTLGHVNLIPANPVPGSGGQAPGPEAVRAFRRVLEEEGVPVSLRRELGADIGAACGQLRWRYRTEAYKE; this is encoded by the coding sequence ATAATTGACTTGAAGGACCTGACGCTGACCGAGTTGGAAGCGCTGGCGGCCCGCCGCGGCGAACCGCGATACCGGGCGCGGCAACTGGCCGAATGGGTGTTCAAGCATGGGGTGCTCTCCCTGGCGGAGATGACCAACCTCCCGGCCGGGTTCCGGGAACGGCTGGCCGGGGAGGCGGTGGTGGGCCGCCTGGAGATGCTGGACTCCCGGGTTTCGTTGGCGGGGGACACTGTAAAATATCTGCTCGGGCTTGATGACGGTCACGCCGTCGAAACGGTGCTGATGCGCCACGACTACGGCCGGACGGTGTGTGTTTCCAGCCAGGTCGGCTGCCGCATGGGTTGCCGGTTTTGCGCCTCGGCTCTGGGAGGCTGGAAGCGCAACCTGCGGCCGGGTGAGATTTATGAGCAGGTATTGGCCGTCCGGAGGACTTCAGGCGAGCCGGTTACACACGTGGTGCTCATGGGAATGGGTGAACCCCTGGACAACTACGAAAACACCCTGAGGTTTATCACCAACGTGACGGCCCCATATGGGCTCGGCATAAGCGGGCGGCGGATCACCCTTTCGACGTGCGGCCTGGTGCCGGAGATTAAAAAGCTGGCCCGGGAACGGTTCGCCTTGACGCTGGCGGTATCATTGCACGCACCTGACAACGCGCTGCGGGACATGCTGGTGCCGGTTAACCGCAAGTATCCCCTGGAGCAGCTTATGCCGGCCTGTGCGGACTATGCGCGCCGGACCGGACGCCGGGTGTCGTTTGAGTACATTTTGCTGGGCGGCGTGAACGACTCGCCCGAGTCGGCCCGGAAACTGTCCGGCCTCCTGAAGGGGACGTTGGGGCACGTAAACCTGATCCCGGCGAACCCCGTCCCGGGAAGCGGCGGCCAGGCCCCCGGTCCGGAAGCCGTCCGGGCTTTCCGGCGGGTCTTGGAAGAAGAAGGAGTACCAGTTTCCCTGCGCCGCGAATTAGGGGCCGACATCGGGGCGGCCTGCGGTCAGTTGCGGTGGCGTTACCGGACGGAGGCGTATAAAGAGTGA
- a CDS encoding Stp1/IreP family PP2C-type Ser/Thr phosphatase: protein MKRLRWSAVTDTGLVRVNNEDSHRVNEALGLFAVADGMGGHQAGEVASRIALTVLEERFRELARQGEEIGNALLYAVEAANHQVFKESCRNNKCNGMGTTLSACLVSEDSLVLAHVGDSRVYLLRAGEIVQLTEDHSVVQQLLNEGRITAEEVPQHPYRNVLSRALGTGEQLEIDLLRVPLEAGDQVLLCTDGLTNLVPDTAIRAAVAGHSAPEPAVRELVRLALEQGGSDNITLVLVVL from the coding sequence GTGAAGCGATTGCGGTGGAGCGCGGTCACCGACACCGGACTGGTCCGGGTCAACAACGAGGATAGCCACCGGGTAAACGAGGCGCTCGGCTTGTTTGCCGTGGCGGACGGAATGGGAGGGCACCAGGCCGGGGAGGTGGCCAGCCGGATCGCTCTGACGGTGCTGGAGGAGCGGTTTCGGGAACTGGCGCGACAGGGTGAGGAAATCGGCAATGCGCTTCTGTACGCCGTTGAGGCCGCCAATCACCAGGTATTTAAGGAATCGTGTCGAAACAATAAATGTAACGGCATGGGAACCACCCTGTCAGCGTGTCTCGTGTCCGAGGACAGCTTGGTTCTGGCGCACGTCGGCGACAGTCGCGTGTACTTGTTGCGGGCCGGGGAAATCGTTCAGCTGACCGAGGATCACTCGGTGGTGCAGCAACTGCTGAACGAGGGCCGGATTACGGCCGAGGAGGTGCCGCAACATCCGTACCGGAACGTATTGAGCCGAGCCCTGGGAACAGGGGAGCAACTGGAAATCGACCTCTTGCGGGTGCCGCTTGAGGCCGGGGATCAAGTGCTGCTCTGCACCGACGGGCTCACCAACCTGGTCCCGGACACCGCCATCCGAGCCGCGGTTGCGGGGCACAGCGCTCCCGAACCGGCAGTCCGGGAACTGGTGCGCTTGGCCCTGGAGCAGGGCGGCAGCGATAATATTACCCTCGTTTTGGTGGTGCTGTAA